One Fusarium poae strain DAOMC 252244 chromosome 4, whole genome shotgun sequence DNA window includes the following coding sequences:
- the SU2 gene encoding Eukaryotic peptide chain release factor subunit 1 (BUSCO:22810at5125), whose amino-acid sequence MSDPQANEAEKNIEIWKVKKLIKRLEAARGNGTSMISLIIPPKDQVSRAAKMLAEEYGTASNIKSRVNRQSVLSAITSTQQRLKLYNKVPPNGLVVYCGEILTQEGKERKVNIDFEPFKPINTSLYLCDNKFHTEALAELLESDQKFGFIIMDGNGALFGTLSGNTREVVHKFSVDLPKKHGRGGQSALRFARLRDEKRHNYVRKVAELAVQNFITADKVNVAGLILAGSADFKSDLNASDLFDNRLATKVIKVVDVSYGGENGFNQAIELSSETLGNVKFIQEKKLIGKYFEEISQDTGKVCYSIEDTLKALELGAVETLIVFENLEITRWVLKDSNGTETILHTTKQQEQSNRDKFLDKETGQEMEIVAQESFLEWIAEHYKDFGTTLEFVSDRSTEGNQFVKGFGGIGGLLRYKVNFEQLAEASDDDDYYDD is encoded by the exons ATGAGTGACCCTCAGGCGAACGAAGCCGAGAAGAAC ATTGAGATCTGgaaggtcaagaagcttaTCAAGCGTCTTGAAGCCGCCAGAGGAAATGGAACTTCAATGATTTCCCTCATTATTC CTCCCAAGGATCAAGTCTCTCGAGCTGCCAAGATGTTGGCTGAAGAATAC GGTACCGCCTCCAACATCAAGTCTCGAGTTAACCGACAGTCCGTCCTGTCCGCCATTACCTCGACCCAGCAGCGTCTTAAGCTGTACAACAAGGTCCCCCCGAACGGCCTTGTCGTCTACTGTGGTGAAATCTTGACCCAGGAAGGAAAGGAGCGAAAGGTCAACATCGATTTCGAGCCCTTCAAGCCCATCAACACCTCCCTTTACCTGTGCGACAACAAGTTCCACACTGAGGCCTTGGCTGAGCTGCTCGAGTCCGACCAAAAGTTCGgtttcatcatcatggatGGTAACGGTGCCCTGTTCGGAACCCTGAGCGGAAACACCCGTGAAGTTGTCCACAAGTTCTCTGTCGATCTTCCCAAGAAGCACGGTCGTGGTGGTCAGTCCGCTCTCCGTTTCGCCCGTCTGCGAGATGAAAAGCGTCACAACTACGTTCGAAAGGTTGCCGAGTTGGCCGTTCAGAACTTCATCACCGCCGACAAGGTCAACGTCGCTGGTCTCATCCTTGCTGGTTCCGCCGATTTCAAGAGCGACCTTAACGCCTCTGACCTGTTTGACAACCGTCTTGCGACAAAGGTCATCAAGGTTGTCGATGTTTCCTACGGTGGTGAGAACGGTTTCAACCAGGCTATTGAGCTGTCTTCCGAAACTCTTGGTAACGTCAAGTTCATccaggagaagaagctcatTGGAAAGTACTTTGAGGAAATTAGCCAGGATACTGGTAAGGTCTGCTACAGTATCGAAGATACCCTCAAGGCCCTAGAGCTGGGTGCTGTCGAGACCCTCATCGTCTTTGAGAATCTTGAGATCACCCGCTGGGTTCTCAAGGACAGCAACGGTACCGAGACCATCCTCCACACCACCAAACAGCAAGAGCAGAGCAACCGAGACAAGTTCCTCGACAAGGAGACTGGCcaggagatggagattgTTGCTCAGGAGTCCTTCCTGGAATGGATTGCTGAGCACTACAAGGACTTTGGTACCACCCTTGAGTTCGTCTCTGATCGTTCCACTGAGGGCAACCAGTTCGTCAAGGGCTTCGGTGGTATCGGTGGTCTTCTCCGATACAAGGTCAACTTTGAGCAGCTTGCTGAAGCgagcgacgacgacgactaCTACGACG ATTGA
- a CDS encoding hypothetical protein (TransMembrane:9 (o25-47i85-108o114-137i149-173o193-212i302-322o334-352i487-508o514-531i)): MSFCNSARRCSNPAETVQDPDMNGIGVILSFVITAAISVFVAIMAVVKRGIPKQQYMRVDEKVLYWIGVRKPASDAPSNLGYQSLLLALSDQMLAIGLCYLIAMYAQVCKVSLYSFYIGAQLGYLSSSVHLCTLLVLKSYFKKHPKQAILRGALMMLFMGLLAATLTLEFITLSEPRDRLFICGLHNPTRPRLALLVPRSFGVAVLLIFVYWNAFRSIKLDVSLSYSVENRALNDIVLRWIYSGHQGQADLQNYFERRGDKIQRDNRKSATILEHQAKFWKALSIVVPPVAGEMFGSVLSELLIAICSFCVAIYTLVVGLFYQGVDTQELLTASFGQILPMLLLIVIALTAMEVGTVKNFRGIEIEKEIKKHPASIHAPPVLEGSAASSSRAISQGTQRNLTNIAEGVPPKTYGNSLMPMASASYSQPDLSDNAGFGSRVDSMTRWMTPRRTNTLEIEEGQTFLFPSQESTADVLDVALTNAKAATYTAICVILFFVAGFIVLVFFFYEFAVPAAAGLVFIGFIIDLFWSIRGVNKVKRERIEKETRI; encoded by the exons ATGAGCTTTTGTAACAGCGCCCGGCGATGCAGCAACCCGGCCGAGACTGTGCAAGACCCTGATATGAATGGAATTGGG GTCATATTATCCTTTGTCATCACGGCGGCTATATCAGTGTTTGTAGCCATAATGGCTGTGGTGAAGCGTGGGATACCCAAACAACAATACATGCGTGTCGATGAAAAAGTTCTCTACTGGATCGGTGTCAGGAAACCGGCCAGCGATGCGCCCAGCAATCTTGGATACCAATCCCTTCTCCTCGCGTTGAGCGATCAGATGTTGGCTATTGGTCTTTGTTATCTCATCGCCATGTATGCCCAGGTTTGCAAGGTCTCCTTATACTCTTTCTATATCGGGGCCCAGCTGGGATATTTATCGTCCAGTGTTCATTTGTGCACCCTTCTGGTTCTCAAGTCATATTTCAAAAAGCATCCTAAGCAGGCCATCTTGAGAGGTGCTCTGATGATGTTGTTCATGGGGCTTCTTGCAGCGACTCTTACACTCGAGTTCATTACGCTGTCTGAGCCACGCGATAGATTGTTCATTTGTGGACTACATAATCCCACACGGCCTCGTTTGGCGCTGTTGGTGCCTAGGTCTTTTGGAGTAGCTGTGTTATTGATATTTGTCTATTGGAACGCATTCAGGTCAATCAAACTGGACGTCTCACTTAGTTACAGCGTCGAGAACAGAGCGTTGAACGATATAGTACTGCGGTGGATCTACTCGGGCCACCAAGGGCAGGCAGATCTCCAGAACTACTTCGAACGTAGGGGGGACAAGATTCAGCGTGACAACCGAAAGAGTGCCACAATATTAGAGCACCAAGCCAAGTTTTGGAAAGCCTTGAGCATCGTTGTACCGCCAGTCGCCGGGGAAATGTTTGGCTCGGTTCTATCCGAACTCCTGATTGCCATCTGTTCGTTTTGCGTAGCCATATACACGTTGGTCGTTGGTCTCTTTTACCAAGGTGTCGATACCCAAGAGCTTCTCACTGCAAGCTTTGGTCAGATTTTGCCCATGCTCCTACTAATCGTTATCGCCTTGACTGCTATGGAGGTCGGCA CTGTCAAGAACTTTCGGGGAATAGAGATCGAAAAGGAGATAAAGAAACATCCTGCATCGATACATGCTCCTCCAGTACTCGAGGGCTCTGCTGCCTCGTCGAGCCGAGCCATATCCCAGGGGACACAAAGGAATTTGACAAACATTGCAGAAGGGGTTCCACCAAAGACTTACGGAAACTCTTTGATGCCCATGGCTTCAGCATCGTACAGCCAGCCAGACCTCTCAGACAATGCCGGTTTTGGCTCAAGGGTCGATTCAATGACCCGGTGGATGACCCCACGAAGGACAAATACACTTGAGATTGAAGAAGGTCAAACA TTTCTCTTCCCTTCTCAAGAGTCAACAGCAGATGTTCTTGACGTAGCTCTCACGAATGCTAAAGCGGCTACATATACTGCCATCTGTGTCATCCTTTTCTTCGTCGCTGGGTTTATTGTGCTGGTCTTTTTCTTCTATGAGTTTGCTGTGCCAGCTGCGGCTGGCTTAGTCTTTATTGGTTTTATTATCGATCTTTTTTGGTCAATACGAGGGGTCAACAAGGTCAAACGAGAGAGAATTGAGAAGGAAACACGAATATGA
- a CDS encoding hypothetical protein (BUSCO:54095at5125) yields the protein MESGPTELAATIQAASIEHNPDPKLDISPATAADRRQPVTLDHDDGIDEDDDEEEDIPYSVLRPAPRHSNLPPLPDLRFEQSYLRSISKADTWWKVALITTRDQILMPLTQGLAYNLFLCGWQHWNRNAQLHGNTVGARVRRWWWGVNNWHIPAHRKRV from the exons ATGGAATCAGGGCCAACTGAACTTGCAGCCACCATCCAGGCTGCAAGCATCGAACACAATCCGGATCCCAAACTAGACATCAGCCCGGCGACAGCCGCTGATAGAAGACAACCCGTGACTCTCGACCACGACGacggcatcgatgaagacgatgacgaagaagaagatattcCATACAGTGTCCTCCGACCCGCTCCACGACACTccaaccttcctcctctACCGGACCTCCGCTTCGAGCAGAGCTATCTGCGAAGTATCTCCAAGGCCGATACATGGTGGAAGGTGGCACTCATAACGACAAGGGACCAG atcTTGATGCCCTTGACCCAGGGTTTAGCATACAATTTGTTCCTTTGCGGCTGGCAGCACTGGAATAGAAATGCTCAACTACACGGCAACACAGTAGGCGCGCGAGTGAGACGCTGGTGGTGGGGAGTCAACAACT GGCATATACCTGCACATAGAAAGAGAGTCTGA
- a CDS encoding hypothetical protein (BUSCO:25890at5125), with amino-acid sequence MSAEDDSSDLSSLSSLSPAPSDIELEEPVKEPVAKSKKGIQKYFSKVKEQPAKEASPPPRKRSPSPPHEYVLADNPDIAFIVMFRSRFNDAFPKSLAHFGPQEIERDVVEPIPGDRAEHFLCALLGLLLNRKQDVKPGHYGRALEDAISSHKNQWAPVWKDKSPLSGGATFTSMDPTQRLTLLRYLILWTLSSSESVKGLINQSYKQNRHEDDMNQPRSVQPWGSDADKRRYFLIEGQDDTAFRIYRESNPAGSNRTWYSVAGTIEELKALAEKLEAKDGGPKAKKLAQKMYTAIPRFEAGEEKRKRRDYRQMRKEQFKRPEPGFSLYEGRTRGKKMKYTYSDDEDVFTTDSTTRRSTRNTGTHTPVETGPLTTASGRQIKAPTRLNPTTGSSAPGSVQGDTSEVEKDTSVGPTGRPRRSAAVNHGTSGWAEPRKTSRRNASDDSDEESEAEFGDDEEDADEHVPGESEDEDELDEDEVMADDDQEEENQSLVVKLSVTPPKLRNVLEANAQAGNKLPTPSSDKAAEESRPSGEMVVDTEDALAATPSKESHPTTQQSPNPDPDLAERQNSTPGTIHATSLAFRGSPEKTQT; translated from the exons ATGTCGGCCGAAGATGATTCCTCCGATCTCTCTTCTTTGTCTTCACTATCGCCAGCGCCTTCTGATATCGAGCTAGAGGAACCGGTCAAAGAGCCTGTTGCCAAGTCCAAAAAGGGTATTCAGAAATACTTCTCCAAGGTTAAAGAGCAACCGGCCAAGGAGGCTTCGCCGCCGCCTCGAAAGCGATCACCTTCACCACCCCACGAATATGTGTTGGCGGATAACCCTGACATTGCA TTCATTGTAATGTTCAGAAGCCGCTTCAACGACGCATTTCCGAAATCACTTGCCCACTTCGGTCCCCAGGAAATCGAGCGCGATGTTGTCGAACCTATACCTGGTGATCGAGCCGAACATTTCCTCTGCGCGTTGCTGGGGTTACTATTGAATCGCAAACAAGACGTCAA GCCTGGCCATTATGGTCGTGCTTTGGAAGATGCTATCAGCTCGCACAAGAACCAATGGGCGCCTGTTTGGAAGGACAAGAGCCCATTGTCTGGCGGCGCAACTTTCACGTCGATGGACCCTACACAACGA CTCACGCTCCTGCGATACCTTATCCTCTGGACACTTTCGTCGTCCGAAAGCGTTAAGGGTCTCATCAACCAATCGTACAAGCAGAACCGACACGAAGACGACATGAACCAGCCCCGATCAGTACAGCCATGGGGATCCGACGCCGATAAGCGTCGTTACTTTCTTATTGAAGGGCAGGACGACACAGCTTTCCGTATCtatcgagaaagcaacccTGCCGGGTCGAATCGAACATGGTATAGCGTAGCTGGCACGATCGAGGAGCTTAAAGCTCTTGCTGAGAAACTCGAGGCCAAGGACGGTGGACCAAAGGCCAAAAAACTAGCTCAGAAGATGTACACTGCCATTCCTCGATTTGAAGCTGGCGAAGAG AAACGCAAGCGTCGTGATTATCGGCAGATGCGCAAGGAACAGTTCAAACGGCCGGAGCCTGGATTCTCGCTATATGAAGGTCGCACTAGGGGTAAAAAGATGAAGTACACGTAttctgacgatgaagatgtctTCACAACCGACTCGACCACTCGTCGATCTACTCGAAACACTGGAACTCATACCCCCGTCGAAACCGGTCCTCTCACTACTGCCAGTGGTCGACAGATCAAGGCGCCAACTCGCCTCAACCCCACGACCGGAAGCAGTGCCCCTGGTAGTGTGCAAGGAGACACATCCGAAGTGGAGAAAGATACGTCTGTTGGTCCAACTGGACGACCTCGACGATCAGCGGCAGTGAATCACGGTACAAGCGGTTGGGCCGAACCCAGGAAGACTTCTCGACGCAACGCCAGTGACGACTCTGACGAAGAAAGTGAAGCCGAATTTggggatgatgaagaagacgccGACGAACACGTACCCGGAGAAtcagaagatgaggatgagcttgatgaggatgaagtcATGGCGGATGATGACCAAGAAGAGGAGAACCAAAGCTTGGTTGTGAAGCTCTCAGTCACACCACCCAAATTGCGGAATGTCCTCGAGGCCAACGCACAAGCTGGGAACAAACTACCAACGCCAAGCTCTGATAAAGCGGCGGAAGAGTCACGACCTTCAGGAGAGATGGTTGTTGACACGGAGGATGCGCTGGCAGCTACTCCTAGCAAGGAATCTCACCCTACAACCCAGCAGTCTCCCAATCCAGACCCCGACTTGGCTGAACGCCAGAACTCGACACCGGGAACCATTCATGCGACATCTTTGGCTTTTAGAGGGAGTCCAGAAAAGACGCAAACGTAG
- the RPL2 gene encoding 60S ribosomal protein L2 (BUSCO:40711at5125): MGRVIRNQRKGRGSIFTANTRLNKAPAKFRNLDYAERHGYLRGRGAPLAKVVFRHPYRFKQTTETFIANEGMYTGQFIYAGKKAALTVGNVLPLGEMPEGTVVSNVEEKVGDRGSLGRTSGNYITIVGHNPDEGKTRIKLPSGAKKVVHSGARGMIGIVAGGGRTDKPLLKASRAKHKFAVKRNSWPKTRGVAMNPVDHPHGGGNHQHIGKASTISRYAAQGQKAGLIAARRTGLLRGTQKTKE, from the exons ATGGGTAGAGTTATTCGCAACCAGCGTAAGGGTCGTGGATCCATCTTCA CGGCCAACACGCGCCTGAACAAGGCTCCCGCCAAGTTCAGAAACCTCGACTATGCCGAGCGCCACGGATACCTTCGAG GTCGTGGTGCTCCTCTCGCCAAGGTCGTCTTCCGCCACCCCTACCGATTCAAGCAGACTACCGAGACCTTCATCGCCAACGAAGGCATGTACACCGGCCAGTTCATCTACGCCGGAAAGAAGGCTGCTCTGACCGTCGGCAACGTCCTCCCCCTCGGTGAGATGCCTGAGGGTACCGTCGTCTCCAACGTTGAGGAGAAGGTCGGTGACCGTGGTTCTCTCGGCCGAACCTCCGGCAACTACATCACCATTGTCGGCCACAACCCTGATGAGGGCAAGACCCGCATCAAGCTTCCCTCCGGCGCCAAGAAGGTCGTCCACTCTGGAGCCCGAGGAATGATCGGTATCGTCGCTGGTGGTGGCCGAACTGACAAGCCCCTCCTTA AGGCTTCTCGTGCCAAGCACAAGTTCGCTGTCAAGCGTAACAGCTGGCCCAAGACTCGTGGTGTTGCCATGAACCCCGTTGACCATCCTCACGGTGGT GGTAACCATCAACATATTGGTAAGGCTTCTACCATCTCCCGATACGCCGCCCAGGGTCAAAAGGCCGGTCTTATCGCCGCCCGCAGAACGGGTCTTCTCCGTGGTACCCAGAAGACAAAGGAGTAA
- a CDS encoding hypothetical protein (BUSCO:33200at5125): MSSVKEYSLFCLENPLLDIQAQGDQALLDKYGLKPNDAILAEEKHIPLYEDLLNNYDAKLIAGGAAQNSARGAQYILPPNSVVYVGGAGDDKYSAILHDAVKAAGLRVEYRVDPKEKTGRCGAIITGHNRSLCTDLGAANHYDLDHLKKPEIWKLVENAEVYYVGGFHFTVCPPAIMELAKQAAQNNKPFVLSLSAPFIPQFFKEVVDASAPYWDYIIGNETEAAAYAESHDLPSKEPKDVAKHLANLPKENSQRKRVAIITQGTDPTLVAIQGEDEIKEFPVHAIETEKINDTNGAGDAFAGGLLAGILQGKPLETSIDMGQWLARLSIQELGPSYPFPKQTYQAA; encoded by the exons ATGTCTTCCGTTAAAGAATACTCCCTCTTCTGTTTGGAGAACCCTCTCCTTG ACATCCAGGCTCAGGGTGACCAGGCTCTTCTGGATAAGTATGGTCTCAAGCCTAATGATGCTATCCTCGCCGAGGAGAAGCACATCCCTCTCTACGAGGACCTTCTCAACAACTACGATGCCAAGCTCATTGCTGGCGGTGCTGCTCAGAACAGTGCTCGAGGTGCCCAGTACATCCTTCCTCCCAACAGTGTCGTCTACGTCGGTGGTGCTGGTGACGACAAGTACTCTGCCATTCTTCACGACGCTGTCAAGGCTGCTGGCCTTCGAGTCGAGTACCGTGTCGACCCTAAGGAGAAGACTGGCCGTTGCGGTGCCATCATCACTGGTCACAACCGAAGCTTGTGCACTGACCTCGGTGCTGCCAACCACTACGACCTCGACCACCTGAAGAAGCCCGAGATTTGGAAGCTCGTTGAGAACGCTGAGGTCTACTACGTTGGTGGTTTCCACTTCACTG TCTGCCCTCCTGCCATTATGGAGCTCGCCAAGCAGGCTGCTCAGAACAACAAGCCTTTCGTCCTCTCGCTCTCTGCTCCCTTCATTCCCCAATTCTTCAAGGAGGTCGTCGACGCTAGCGCTCCCTACTGGGATTACATCATTGGTAACGAGACTGAGGCTGCCGCCTACGCCGAGTCCCACGACCTCCCCAGCAAGGAGCCCAAGGATGTTGCCAAGCACCTTGCCAACCTTCCCAAGGAGAACAGCCAGAGAAAGCGAGTTGCTATCATCACCCAGGGCACCGACCCTACCCTAGTCGCCATCCAGGGTGAGGATGAGATCAAGGAATTCCCTGTCCACGCCATTGAGACGGAGAAGATCAACGATACCAACGGTGCCGGCGATGCCTTTGCTGGTGGTCTCCTGGCAGGTATCCTCCAGGGCAAGCCTCTCGAGACTAGCATTGACATGGGACAATGGCTCGCTCGTTTGAGCATCCAGGAGCTCGGACCTTC ATACCCCTTCCCCAAGCAAACCTACCAGGCTGCTTAA
- a CDS encoding hypothetical protein (BUSCO:5773at5125) has protein sequence MEAEIATANGQAATPEHADLSGKARHTWRTAVKLRKILTKHLDKLPKDSNSGVDISQFETIDTFLDKFRLACVQTIYLDFEYAVAERTDNTMWAVHTSINNEYRRTLGRLRHLTQNSDKQKTDKTANEKRNGDKSKGDKQTTPKQKNDKRNVEKRKFGDKYLGFLHVAQEFYKGYVQRLSARYDIPDLKRIAKGIEVDGSPTSDAISPVPDQTYPLVVNSCHFTLICLGDLARYQVQSGLKKSSYRIALAYYSLAHDLKPYSGFPFHQMGIISLEEGKDLDTVYYFYRSLATADPHPNAKQSLESKFKTLFQPDKNPPKKQTRVPNDAFVTWFTKLHASYYRDETMAGSSELEREVLHRLDMASKNPEYSEVLFKMSLINMASYHIASQKYTEAQSPAASRFCHHTLRINAQFILAFCLVLGSELTDIVGREIHASEDPATAKSSPVIESLLPLLRIYGMWLAARRQEFFAAGQALGAVLPDMMKAISKVFSLLCNDKFTQEALASCPYLLAEDVEMQGLLPLTEDRVPEACRYYCSEDGGLKPRLSSPEHRLRPFQEILARILDILRCGYFLAEDISCPLSYQVSEQGLVFEHTPLSVQNEPVRQPMSIVNSPIRETKSKTKIANHQHKASESRQVDNRPAANGTARKSFAASPETQLPREEPSPDDADNTVINMLTPFLRPPTPEKVQSSHQSTDESSYGMNSTTANEVFEMLHAEPAPADSLPSGKFAPLPWAWVYTPTPHRGSDASASAYKGAFDAPVSPNIASRETSRNTSTFEDPYTNSAPQLPPMPIPQATNGMMASPRIASAVEEAHRNNLLQTFGSPSAPRTSSLSQWGQSSNRLPSNPTPQPYIHRQVSNGYPTSSTMSGFSHPSSIYQGTPSNGASFGMPNGGFMDMNRYDRNRTQESVPASSGRRFQMDETTSSYDAAILQAAFYGNK, from the exons ATGGAGGCCGAGATCGCGACTGCGAACGGCCAGGCCGCAACCCCCGAACACGCAGACCTCTCTGGTAAGGCCAGACACACGTGGCG CACGGCAGTCAAGCTGCGAAAGATTTTGACAAAGCACCTGGACAAGCTTCCAAAAGACAGCAACTCGGGCGTTGACATTTCCCAATTCGAGACGATTGACACGTTCCTGGATAA GTTCCGCCTTGCCTGTGTGCAAACCATTTATCTCGACTTCGAATATGCCGTCGCCGAGCGTACCGACAACACCATGTGGGCGGTACATACTAGTATCAACAACGAATACCGACGAACCCTGGGACGCCTCCGACACCTGACGCAAAACTCGGACAAGCAAAAGACCGATAAGACGGCCAACGAAAAGCGCAACGGTGACAAGTCCAAGGGAGACAAACAAACCACCCCGAAGCAAAAGAATGACAAGCGCAATGTGGAGAAACGCAAGTTTGGCGATAAGTACCTGGGCTTCCTGCACGTTGCCCAGGAGTTTTACAAGGGATATGTACAGCGACTTTCAGCTCGATACGATATCCCGGACCTGAAGCGTATTGCCAAGGGAATTGAGGTCGACGGATCCCCTACCAGTGATGCCATCAGCCCTGTCCCGGATCAGACTTACCCGCTCGTCGTAAACTCTTGCCATTTCACTCTCATATGCCTTGGCGACCTGGCACGCTACCAGGTTCAATCGGGACTGAAGAAATCAAGCTACAGAATCGCTTTGGCCTACTACAGTCTCGCACATGATCTGAAACCGTATTCCGGGTTTCCTTTCCATCAGATGGGTATAATTAGCCTTGAAGAAGGCAAAGACCTAGATACCGTTTACTACTTTTACCGGAGTCTTGCAACTGCTGATCCTCACCCCAACGCAAAGCAGAGTCTCGAGTCTAAGTTCAAGACTTTGTTCCAACCGGACAAGAACCCGCCTAAGAAGCAAACTCGCGTACCGAACGATGCATTTGTAACCTGGTTCACAAAGCTTCATGCTTCCTACTATAGGGACGAGACCATGGCAGGCAGTTCCGAGCTCGAGAGGGAAGTTCTGCATCGGCTTGACATGGCCTCCAAGAACCCCGAATATTCCGAAGTTCTTTTCAAAATGTCACTAATTAACATGGCGAGTTATCATATCGCCTCTCAAAAGTATACTG AAGCCCAATCGCCAGCAGCATCTCGGTTCTGCCACCATACTCTGCGTATCAATGCGCAGTTTATCCTCGCATTTTGCTTAGTCCTCGGATCTGAGCTCACTGACATCGTTGGGCGTGAAATCCATGCCTCCGAAGACCCTGCTACTGCAAAATCGTCTCCTGTTATCGAGTCGCTTTTGCCTTTGCTGCGCATCTACGGCATGTGGCTTGCCGCCCGCCGTCAGGAATTTTTTGCTGCTGGCCAGGCTCTTGGTGCTGTGCTTCCGGACATGATGAAGGCCATCTCCAAGGTATTTTCATTGCTATGCAACGATAAATTCACCCAAGAAGCGCTGGCATCGTGCCCTTATCTTCTTGCTGAAGATGTCGAGATGCAGGGGTTGCTTCCTCTCACTGAGGATAGAGTACCTGAGGCATGCCGATACTACTGTTCAGAGGATGGGGGTTTGAAACCAAGACTATCATCCCCGGAGCACCGACTTCGCCCCTTCCAGGAGATACTGGCCAGAATCCTGGACATTCTCCGATGCGGTTATTTCCTGGCTGAAGATATCTCGTGCCCGCTTAGTTACCAAGTTTCTGAGCAAGGTCTCGTCTTTGAGCATACGCCACTGTCTGTACAGAACGAGCCAGTTCGCCAGCCCATGTCTATTGTGAACTCCCCTATCCGAGAGACAAAGAGCAAGACTAAAATAGCAAACCATCAGCACAAGGCCTCTGAGAGTCGGCAGGTAGACAACCGCCCGGCAGCCAACGGAACTGCGAGAAAGTCTTTCGCAGCATCCCCCGAGACTCAACTTCCAAGAGAAGAGCCTTCCCCTGATGATGCCGATAACACTGTTATCAACATGCTCACACCTTTCCTCAGGCCACCTACCCCCGAGAAGGTTCAGTCAAGCCATCAGTCCACTGACGAATCCTCCTACGGAATGAACAGCACCACAGCCAACGAAGTTTTTGAGATGCTTCACGCTGAACCAGCCCCTGCTGACTCTTTGCCCTCGGGCAAGTTTGCGCCTTTGCCTTGGGCTTGGGTTTACACGCCTACACCTCACCGAGGCAGTGAcgcttcagcttcagcatACAAGGGTGCTTTCGATGCCCCTGTTAGCCCTAACATTGCCTCGCGGGAGACGTCACGAAACACCAGCACGTTTGAGGATCCCTATACTAACTCTGCGCCTCAGCTCCCCCCTATGCCGATCCCTCAGGCTACCAATGGTATGATGGCAAGTCCTCGCATCGCTTCTGCAGTTGAAGAAGCCCATCGCAACAACCTGCTGCAGACCTTTGGCAGTCCCAGTGCTCCCCGAACCTCCTCATTGAGCCAATGGGGCCAGAGCTCAAACCGTCTTCCCAGCAATCCGACCCCGCAGCCCTACATCCATCGCCAGGTCTCGAATGGCTACCCTACATCATCTACTATGTCTGGATTCTCTCATCCCAGCAGCATATACCAGGGTACTCCTTCTAATGGGGCATCTTTTGGCATGCCGAATGGAGGTTTCATGGATATGAATCGCTATGATCGCAACCGCACCCAGGAGTCGGTGCCAGCCTCTTCAGGCCGACGTTTCCAGATGGATGAGACGACATCTAGCTACGACGCTGCCATCTTGCAGGCTGCATTCTACGGCAACAAGTAG
- a CDS encoding hypothetical protein (BUSCO:49005at5125): MKRSRELEEELDSNPEYTQVEPSLRPVYKVTQLDSAIDDEEDTVAMRCNLPPHREPLSFRSYDEYEVHYNKSHTNRCLECRKNFPTEHLLNVHIEEYHDPLVTVKREQGEHTYSCFVEGCERKCMTHQKRRMHLIDKHMYPKNFFFAVTKDGIDGRRSLLNDGSHHRRRSSTNSQAIKSSRRRASLKEGESTSPQQAPNSPQSPKPPKSPTVQRTETKQGGKKPADTEMADLTGAMSSLSFVPPSVRFGRGRAGFSKT; encoded by the exons ATGAAGCGCTCACGAGAGCTCGAAGAAGAGCTAGATTCGAATCCTGAATACACGCAAGTGGAACCGTCCCTAAGACCAGTATACAAGGTCACTCAACTCGACTCCGCCATcgacgacgaagaggatACAGTAGCCATGAGATGCAACTTGCCTCCCCACAGGGAGCCTCTATCTTTCAGATCCTACGATGAATACGAGGTGCACTACAATAAGTCCCATACTAACCGATGCCTCGAATGCCGCAAGAACTTCCCCACCGAGCATCTCCTCAACGTCCATATCGAGGAATATCATGACCCGCTAGTGACTGTCAAGAGGGAACAGGGCGAGCATACT TACTCGTGTTTTGTTGAAGGATGTGAACGCAAGTGCATGACACATCAGAAGCGGCGGATGCATCTCATCGACAAGCACATGTATCCCAAGAACTTCTTCTTTGCCGTCACCAAGGACGGTATCGATGGTAGGCGATCCTTATTGAATGACGGCAGCCACCATCGCCGCCGATCGTCAACCAATTCCCAAGCTATTAAAAGCTCTCGACGACGGGCAAGTCTGAAAGAGGGAGAGAGCACCTCTCCACAGCAAGCGCCCAATTCACCACAGTCACCAAAACCACCTAAATCACCGACAGTGCAGAGAACGGAAACGAAGCAGGGCGGCAAAAAGCCTGCGGATACGGAGATGGCGGACCTCACAGGCGCAATGTCTTCGTTGTCCTTCGTTCCGCCGAGCGTCCGCTTTGGGCGTGGAAGAGCTGGCTTTTCCAAGACATAG